In a single window of the Desulfovibrio mangrovi genome:
- a CDS encoding FliA/WhiG family RNA polymerase sigma factor: protein MEISSSSGKSSSSGNSPAGGKEPWELLESGAVAWPDMSPRQQESVVRHYAPKIKFLALRLKAKLPKNVELGELISAGTLGLMESLGKFDPKMGIKFDTYAESRIRGAMLDELRRLDWFPRSLRHRVRQLEEAIHKIESDKGRVPTEEELQQATGLDEKEVRIGLEALQNQLCLSLDAIQETFSTEGRDSIDGEPFQATALQELIERVASLIDQLTPREKLVLSLYYSDELNMRETAEVMGITEGRVSQLHTQALQRLRREFHTSYGTTESI from the coding sequence ATGGAAATATCAAGTTCTTCTGGAAAAAGCTCCTCTTCAGGCAATAGTCCTGCAGGCGGCAAAGAGCCGTGGGAACTGCTTGAATCTGGTGCCGTTGCCTGGCCGGACATGTCTCCCCGCCAGCAGGAGTCCGTTGTCCGGCACTATGCGCCCAAGATCAAGTTCCTTGCCCTGCGCCTGAAAGCCAAACTACCCAAGAACGTGGAGCTTGGCGAACTCATCAGCGCAGGCACGCTCGGCCTCATGGAATCGCTTGGCAAATTCGATCCCAAGATGGGCATCAAGTTCGACACCTATGCGGAAAGCCGCATACGTGGCGCCATGCTTGACGAATTGCGAAGGCTGGACTGGTTCCCCCGCAGCCTGCGCCACAGAGTGCGGCAACTGGAAGAAGCCATACACAAAATAGAAAGCGACAAGGGCCGCGTTCCCACGGAAGAGGAACTGCAACAGGCCACCGGACTTGATGAAAAAGAAGTCCGTATAGGGCTTGAGGCCCTACAGAATCAGCTTTGCCTGAGCCTTGACGCCATTCAGGAGACCTTTTCCACTGAAGGACGCGACTCCATTGACGGAGAACCTTTTCAGGCTACTGCACTACAGGAACTGATTGAAAGGGTTGCATCACTTATCGATCAATTGACACCTAGGGAAAAGCTGGTATTGTCACTCTATTATAGTGACGAATTAAATATGCGTGAAACCGCCGAAGTTATGGGCATAACCGAAGGTCGTGTATCGCAGTTGCATACTCAGGCCCTGCAGCGGTTGCGCCGGGAATTCCATACATCGTATGGCACCACCGAGAGCATCTAA
- a CDS encoding MinD/ParA family protein — protein sequence MKGDFPLVFSITSGKGGVGKTNLSVNLACSLARSGKNVVLLDADLGLANVDVLLGMTPSKNLFHLFHEGAKLDDILFDTPYGFKILPASSGMSEMLSLSTGQKLELLEAMDALEDKVDYLIVDTGAGINDNVLYFNLAVQERIVVLTPEPTSLTDAYALIKVMKLNHGVEHFKVLVNMAPDPKTAKEMYTRLYAACDHFLSGVSLDLLGFIPRDPEVRKAVVNQRPFCANPNGGPACTAVQQVAKTIQNWEVSANLDGNIKFFWKKLLFRQ from the coding sequence ATGAAGGGCGACTTTCCTCTGGTTTTTTCGATTACCTCCGGCAAGGGAGGCGTGGGCAAGACAAACCTTTCTGTCAACCTTGCCTGCAGCCTCGCCCGTTCCGGAAAGAACGTGGTGCTGCTTGATGCCGACCTGGGCCTTGCCAACGTGGATGTCCTTCTGGGCATGACCCCGAGCAAGAACCTCTTCCATCTGTTCCACGAAGGTGCCAAACTCGACGACATCCTCTTTGACACGCCCTACGGTTTCAAAATCCTGCCCGCTTCTTCCGGCATGAGCGAAATGCTTTCTCTCAGCACCGGACAGAAGCTGGAACTGCTGGAAGCCATGGACGCGCTGGAGGACAAGGTAGATTACCTGATCGTTGACACCGGCGCAGGCATCAACGACAACGTATTATATTTCAACCTTGCAGTGCAGGAACGCATTGTCGTTCTCACGCCGGAACCCACCTCGCTGACGGATGCTTACGCCCTCATCAAGGTGATGAAGCTGAACCACGGCGTGGAACACTTCAAGGTGCTGGTGAACATGGCCCCCGATCCCAAGACCGCCAAGGAAATGTACACGCGGCTCTATGCAGCCTGCGACCATTTCCTCTCCGGCGTTTCGCTGGATCTGCTGGGCTTCATCCCCCGTGACCCGGAAGTCCGCAAGGCAGTGGTGAACCAGCGCCCCTTCTGCGCCAACCCGAACGGAGGCCCAGCCTGCACCGCAGTGCAGCAGGTGGCGAAGACAATTCAAAACTGGGAAGTATCGGCCAACCTTGATGGAAATATCAAGTTCTTCTGGAAAAAGCTCCTCTTCAGGCAATAG
- a CDS encoding flagellar biosynthesis protein FlhF, which produces MQVKTFTGPDTKTVLARIKQEMGLEAVILSKHEGCDESGPWCEMTAGLERPASAVKKMDSGNGNGNGAPAGWGEWHREWSEIREHLLALMKPGIQLDELAPRQRVALEYLEREGVDNSVLLSLFRRMHKNPDLSVLVPLSEMLPVRPWGEEQWRGQCHAVSGPFGAGKTSTLIRMAISLRSRRPDMRICIINADCERGNGRLLLKHYAELSDMSYLEAGDPVSFANALRETREYDKVLIDLPGLGRNDTFAKLEEKLGLRTARDLAVHLVLAPSYAPAQLSTFVRQYVTDCPGSIIWTKLDEACTFGALVSLAASSGLPVSALSFGPGLKNTLTAARDVMLWRLLFKHQLPCDADTRNGL; this is translated from the coding sequence ATGCAGGTCAAGACATTCACAGGCCCGGACACCAAGACGGTACTTGCCCGCATCAAGCAGGAGATGGGGCTTGAGGCAGTCATTCTCTCCAAGCATGAGGGATGCGACGAAAGCGGCCCGTGGTGCGAAATGACTGCCGGTCTGGAACGTCCGGCATCGGCTGTCAAAAAAATGGATTCCGGCAATGGCAACGGCAATGGCGCCCCTGCCGGATGGGGCGAGTGGCACAGGGAGTGGAGCGAAATCCGCGAGCACCTTCTGGCCCTCATGAAGCCGGGCATCCAGCTGGATGAACTGGCCCCGCGGCAGCGGGTAGCCCTTGAGTACCTTGAGCGCGAAGGGGTGGACAACAGCGTTCTGCTCTCCCTGTTCCGCCGCATGCACAAGAACCCCGATCTTTCCGTACTGGTCCCGCTTTCCGAGATGCTCCCCGTTCGTCCGTGGGGTGAAGAGCAGTGGCGCGGGCAATGCCACGCCGTGTCCGGCCCGTTCGGCGCAGGCAAGACCAGCACCCTCATCCGCATGGCCATCAGCCTGCGCAGCCGCCGTCCCGACATGCGCATCTGCATCATCAACGCCGACTGCGAACGCGGCAACGGCCGTCTGCTGCTCAAGCACTACGCCGAGCTTTCCGACATGTCCTATCTGGAAGCGGGCGACCCGGTCAGCTTTGCCAACGCACTGCGGGAAACCCGCGAATACGACAAGGTACTCATCGACCTGCCCGGACTGGGCAGAAACGACACCTTTGCCAAGCTTGAAGAAAAACTGGGACTGCGCACCGCACGCGACCTTGCCGTGCATCTGGTACTGGCACCCTCGTATGCGCCCGCCCAGCTTTCAACCTTTGTACGTCAATATGTAACCGACTGTCCGGGAAGCATTATCTGGACGAAACTGGACGAAGCCTGTACTTTTGGTGCATTGGTATCGTTAGCAGCATCGTCCGGATTGCCGGTTTCCGCTCTCTCGTTCGGGCCGGGTTTGAAGAATACGCTTACTGCCGCACGCGACGTCATGCTCTGGAGGCTTTTGTTCAAGCATCAGCTCCCCTGTGACGCAGACACCCGCAACGGCTTGTAA
- the flhA gene encoding flagellar biosynthesis protein FlhA encodes MAKAEITAPKINYERFAKHGDILLAGGVVTILFVMLVPLPTFFLDIMLSLSISLALIILVTSMFMLSPLEFSIFPSLLLVSTLLRLALNVASTRLILLHGDEGTSAAGSVIQSFGEFVVGGNYVIGAVIFWILFILNKMVITAGTTRIAEVAARFTLDAMPGKQMAIEADLNAGLIDEETANNKRDIIRREADFYGAMDGAGKFVQGDVTAGLLITLVNIIGGILIGIVQKDMPWQDALTTYTLLTIGDGLVATIPSLIISTSAGIIVSRAAAEAKMGEEFIGQLTFNSRALKLVAFVLIVFALVPGMPFLPFMLFAAGLFFISKLVSDSSDGVAERTGAKKGGKSGSKADSASLDTPEEVQALLPLDALELEVGYGLIPLVDEEQDGNLLSRIRSIRRQFALDVGVVVPSLHLRDNLQLKPGQYSVLVKGNVVAGAEILIDHYLAMDPGDAKHHIKGIETREPAFNLPALWIPQSQKEEAMLAGYTVVDPSTVIATHLTEVFKRHLSDFLGRQEVQSLLDNLAKHAPKAVEELVPGILSLGVVQKVLQNLVRENVSIRDLLSIVETLADYGPGIKDPDTLTEYTRERLARTIVKPYMDSNSVLPIITLDPSVEKTVQEAIRRSDGGSYLALDPATAQRLIQAVNQSVENAVGTDGQPVLLTSPVARPHLAQLLIRFLPTVPVISQAEIPSDIRLTSVGSVGLK; translated from the coding sequence ATGGCTAAAGCAGAAATCACAGCACCGAAAATCAATTACGAACGGTTTGCCAAGCACGGCGACATACTGCTGGCAGGTGGCGTGGTCACCATTCTGTTCGTGATGCTCGTGCCCCTGCCCACCTTCTTTCTGGACATCATGCTCAGCCTGAGCATTTCGCTGGCGCTCATCATTCTGGTGACCTCCATGTTCATGCTCTCGCCGCTGGAATTTTCCATCTTCCCCTCCCTGCTCCTGGTGAGCACCCTGCTCCGCCTTGCGCTCAACGTGGCCTCCACAAGACTCATTCTGCTGCACGGTGATGAGGGCACAAGCGCCGCCGGTTCGGTCATCCAATCCTTCGGTGAGTTCGTGGTGGGCGGCAACTACGTCATCGGCGCGGTAATTTTCTGGATTCTCTTCATTCTCAACAAGATGGTCATCACGGCGGGTACCACGCGTATCGCGGAAGTGGCAGCCCGCTTCACCCTTGACGCCATGCCCGGCAAACAGATGGCCATTGAAGCCGACCTGAACGCCGGCCTCATCGACGAAGAAACCGCCAACAACAAACGCGACATCATCCGCCGCGAAGCCGACTTCTACGGCGCCATGGACGGTGCGGGCAAATTCGTTCAAGGGGACGTGACCGCAGGCCTGCTCATCACGCTGGTGAACATCATCGGCGGCATCCTCATCGGCATCGTGCAGAAGGACATGCCGTGGCAGGACGCGCTCACCACCTACACCCTGCTCACCATCGGCGACGGTCTTGTAGCCACCATCCCCTCGCTCATCATCTCCACCTCGGCGGGTATCATCGTGTCCCGCGCCGCCGCAGAAGCCAAGATGGGTGAAGAATTCATCGGCCAGTTGACCTTCAACTCCCGCGCACTCAAGCTGGTGGCATTTGTGCTTATCGTCTTCGCACTGGTTCCCGGCATGCCCTTCCTGCCCTTCATGCTGTTCGCAGCCGGTCTCTTCTTCATCTCCAAGCTGGTCAGCGACTCCAGCGACGGCGTCGCCGAACGCACCGGTGCCAAGAAGGGCGGCAAGAGCGGCTCCAAGGCTGATTCCGCAAGCCTCGACACGCCTGAAGAAGTGCAGGCCCTGCTGCCGCTGGACGCTCTGGAGCTGGAAGTGGGCTACGGCCTCATCCCGCTGGTGGACGAAGAACAGGACGGCAACCTGCTTTCCCGCATCCGTTCCATCCGCAGGCAGTTTGCCCTGGATGTGGGCGTGGTGGTTCCCTCCCTGCACCTGCGCGACAACCTGCAACTCAAACCCGGCCAGTATTCCGTACTGGTGAAGGGCAACGTCGTGGCCGGAGCGGAAATCCTCATCGACCACTACCTCGCCATGGACCCGGGCGATGCAAAGCACCATATCAAGGGCATAGAAACCCGCGAACCCGCCTTCAACCTGCCGGCCCTGTGGATTCCGCAGAGCCAGAAGGAAGAGGCCATGCTCGCAGGCTATACGGTGGTGGACCCCTCAACGGTCATCGCCACCCACCTTACGGAAGTGTTCAAGCGCCACCTGTCCGACTTCCTCGGCAGACAGGAAGTGCAGAGTCTGCTCGACAACCTTGCCAAGCACGCCCCCAAGGCTGTGGAAGAGCTGGTTCCCGGCATCCTTTCCCTTGGCGTGGTGCAGAAGGTGCTGCAGAATCTGGTGCGCGAGAACGTGTCCATCCGCGACCTGCTCTCCATCGTCGAAACGCTGGCGGACTACGGCCCCGGCATAAAGGATCCCGACACGCTTACGGAATACACGCGCGAACGCCTCGCCCGTACCATCGTCAAACCCTACATGGACAGCAACAGCGTTCTGCCCATCATTACGCTGGACCCCTCGGTGGAAAAGACCGTACAAGAGGCCATCCGGCGTTCCGACGGCGGCTCGTATCTGGCGCTTGATCCGGCAACGGCACAACGCCTCATTCAGGCCGTCAACCAGAGCGTGGAAAATGCCGTGGGCACGGACGGCCAGCCCGTACTGCTGACCTCTCCGGTGGCCCGACCGCATCTGGCGCAGCTGCTCATCCGCTTCCTGCCGACGGTACCCGTCATTTCGCAGGCGGAAATTCCCTCTGACATCAGGCTCACTTCCGTGGGCAGCGTAGGATTGAAGTAA
- the flhB gene encoding flagellar biosynthesis protein FlhB: protein MPQKDPSRTETATHKRRKKARNKGNVPKSQELGKVVSVVAGMYGLYAWLGVIYDSMHKIMVRFMRDSITFNVTPESIYGLMQWLSIELAKMLLPLLIFIAFLAYLNMRLQVGKLWTTEVFKFKGLQFNIIKGLKRMFASPQTLIRLGKSILQAAAIGIAPYLVLKAEMHNFLPLYYKDAMGLSVYMLETSHRMVLYALVPMVLIAFGDLWYSRWDYEENLKMTKDEVKDERKQAEGDPKIKAEQRKKMMQVMMRRMMQDVPKADVVITNPTHIAIAIRYDALEAPAPRVLAKGADHVAEKIKEIAREHGIPLRENVPLARALYKSVEVGDMIPEDLYKAVASILASLHKFKGKRSS, encoded by the coding sequence ATGCCGCAAAAAGACCCGAGCAGAACAGAAACAGCGACACACAAACGTCGCAAGAAAGCCAGAAACAAAGGCAATGTTCCAAAATCACAGGAATTGGGCAAGGTGGTCTCCGTTGTTGCGGGCATGTACGGACTGTATGCATGGCTGGGCGTCATCTATGACAGCATGCACAAGATCATGGTCCGCTTCATGCGGGACAGCATAACTTTCAACGTCACGCCGGAAAGCATCTACGGACTCATGCAGTGGCTTTCCATCGAACTGGCCAAAATGCTGCTGCCGCTGCTCATCTTCATCGCCTTTCTGGCCTACCTGAACATGCGCCTGCAGGTGGGCAAACTCTGGACCACGGAAGTATTCAAATTCAAGGGCCTGCAATTCAACATCATAAAAGGCCTCAAGCGTATGTTCGCATCGCCCCAGACGCTTATCAGGCTGGGAAAGAGCATACTGCAGGCCGCCGCCATCGGCATTGCTCCCTATCTCGTGCTCAAGGCGGAGATGCATAATTTTCTCCCGCTCTATTACAAGGATGCCATGGGGCTCAGCGTGTACATGCTGGAAACCAGCCACCGCATGGTGCTGTATGCCCTCGTTCCCATGGTCCTCATCGCCTTTGGCGACCTCTGGTATAGCCGCTGGGATTATGAAGAAAACCTCAAGATGACCAAGGATGAAGTCAAGGACGAACGCAAGCAGGCGGAAGGCGACCCCAAGATCAAGGCCGAACAGCGCAAGAAGATGATGCAGGTCATGATGCGCCGCATGATGCAGGACGTTCCCAAGGCCGACGTTGTCATCACCAACCCCACGCATATTGCCATAGCCATACGATACGACGCTCTGGAAGCCCCTGCCCCCCGCGTTCTGGCCAAGGGTGCCGATCACGTCGCGGAGAAAATCAAGGAAATCGCTCGCGAACACGGCATTCCGCTCCGGGAAAACGTCCCGCTGGCACGTGCCTTGTATAAGTCGGTGGAAGTAGGGGACATGATTCCCGAGGATCTGTACAAGGCCGTGGCATCCATCCTCGCCAGCCTGCACAAATTCAAAGGAAAAAGAAGCAGTTAA
- the fliR gene encoding flagellar biosynthetic protein FliR, whose translation MDLFNFNTTEFFSFVLTFMRLSLVVFMLPVFGGESAPKTVKAALCIVLTLALFPSLAVKGQAMPEHPFDLIRIMASEAVLGLVLALAVEFIFAGIQTGGQILGFQMGFTMINVADPLTGTTVSITSHFLYLVSLLTFMTLNGHLYMLSALAQTFEAIPPGQLVIGPAIVHQILDLSGIMFSLAVKIAAPVMAALFLVELALALMGRAAPQMNLLQLGFPLKIGVGFFFMGLLFTIMSRRIGDFIIEIGPLFGHLIDAMSPLAR comes from the coding sequence ATGGACCTGTTCAACTTCAATACGACAGAATTTTTCAGCTTCGTGCTGACCTTCATGCGCCTCAGCCTTGTGGTGTTCATGCTCCCCGTCTTCGGCGGAGAAAGCGCCCCCAAGACAGTCAAGGCGGCACTCTGCATCGTGCTGACGCTGGCGCTCTTTCCTTCGCTTGCCGTCAAGGGACAGGCCATGCCCGAACACCCCTTCGACCTCATCAGAATCATGGCTTCCGAGGCGGTTCTCGGACTGGTGCTTGCCCTTGCGGTGGAGTTCATCTTTGCGGGCATCCAGACCGGCGGGCAGATTCTCGGCTTCCAGATGGGCTTTACCATGATCAACGTGGCCGACCCGCTGACAGGGACCACGGTTTCCATCACCTCGCATTTTCTCTACCTCGTTTCCCTGCTCACCTTCATGACCCTGAACGGCCACCTGTACATGCTGAGCGCGCTGGCCCAGACCTTTGAGGCAATCCCCCCGGGACAGCTTGTCATCGGTCCCGCCATCGTGCACCAGATCCTCGACCTTTCCGGCATCATGTTCTCGCTGGCGGTCAAGATCGCCGCGCCGGTCATGGCTGCGCTCTTCCTGGTCGAACTGGCCCTTGCCCTCATGGGGCGCGCTGCCCCCCAGATGAACCTGCTGCAACTCGGCTTTCCCCTGAAGATCGGCGTGGGCTTCTTCTTCATGGGCCTTCTCTTCACCATCATGTCGCGACGCATCGGCGACTTCATCATTGAGATAGGCCCGCTGTTCGGCCATCTCATTGACGCCATGTCACCGCTCGCCAGATAG
- a CDS encoding IMP cyclohydrolase — protein MDLLPIKRALLSVTDKSGLVEFATFLHENGVELVSTGGTARMLTEAGLKVTPVSKVTGFPEILGGRVKTLHPHIHAGILADKDNPEHLSTLKELGIVAFDLIVVNLYNFAEAARKGLDLKAAIEEIDIGGPCMLRATAKNFHSMLVLPDPADYAEVSAELKANEMRVGLEFRRRMAAKTFERTSTYDRMITDYLSSKTA, from the coding sequence ATGGACCTTTTGCCCATTAAACGAGCATTGCTCAGCGTTACCGACAAGTCCGGGCTGGTGGAGTTTGCCACCTTCCTGCACGAGAACGGCGTTGAGCTGGTATCCACCGGCGGCACGGCACGCATGCTTACCGAGGCGGGGCTGAAGGTCACGCCCGTGAGCAAGGTGACCGGTTTCCCGGAAATCCTTGGCGGACGCGTCAAGACGCTGCACCCGCACATTCATGCGGGTATCCTTGCCGACAAGGACAACCCCGAGCATCTTTCCACGCTGAAGGAACTTGGCATCGTCGCCTTTGATCTCATCGTGGTGAACCTCTACAACTTTGCCGAGGCTGCCCGTAAGGGGCTGGACCTCAAGGCTGCCATCGAGGAAATCGATATCGGCGGTCCCTGCATGCTCCGCGCTACGGCCAAGAACTTCCACAGCATGCTGGTGCTGCCCGATCCGGCAGACTATGCCGAGGTATCCGCCGAACTCAAGGCCAACGAAATGCGTGTGGGGCTGGAATTCCGCCGCCGCATGGCCGCCAAGACCTTTGAGCGCACCTCGACCTACGACCGCATGATCACCGACTACCTGTCTTCCAAGACGGCGTAG
- the hflX gene encoding GTPase HflX, with protein sequence MSASVARQIGLLIDRQGRPQLVIVGDTGAIYIPELPRARLGTGRLRGLRLMHTHLTDTALSQEDLMDMLFLRLDSVGVLTLDEFGSPAHFQYAHLVPTRSEEGETADAEADMSSVSRRAPRKGEVLPDGPKPYTVHDMVAWDRVEVDFNAQTEALEDEMARALTDARVADGDGERAVLVSVSTQPRNVQESYLDELRELARTAGIAVVGQIIQRVPQVNPKFIMGKGKLAELEVLCLQGNAGLVVFDGELSPAQLRNLTDATERKVLDRTQLILDIFAQHATSRAGKLQVEMAQLQYTMPRLVGKNRAMDRLMGGIGGRGPGETKLETDRRKIRDRIARIKGELKTLSKQRSYARDRRAKARVPVAALVGYTNAGKSTTLNTLTNSDVLAENKLFATLDPTTRRLRFPQERELILTDTVGFIRSLPKELKEAFEATLEELEAADLLLHVADAGHPEVDKQIAAVESILNELGLHDIPSILILNKWDTLDEEARQAMRYSYPQAIPISARSGDGLDELSKAIISRVDWERGLVQYQGIMAEEVVEDAPRDDWDAWDGDGKGILQ encoded by the coding sequence CTGTCCGCCAGCGTCGCCCGGCAGATAGGTCTGCTCATCGACCGCCAGGGCAGGCCGCAACTGGTCATCGTGGGTGATACCGGCGCCATCTATATTCCCGAGCTGCCGCGCGCCCGTCTGGGTACGGGGCGTCTGCGCGGCCTGCGCCTCATGCATACCCACCTGACGGACACTGCGCTTTCTCAGGAAGACCTGATGGATATGCTGTTCCTGCGTCTCGACTCCGTGGGCGTGCTCACGTTGGACGAATTCGGCTCGCCCGCGCACTTTCAGTATGCCCACCTTGTGCCCACCCGTTCGGAAGAAGGCGAGACTGCCGATGCCGAGGCGGATATGTCTTCCGTCAGCCGCCGCGCGCCGCGCAAGGGCGAGGTGCTTCCCGACGGGCCCAAGCCCTACACCGTGCACGATATGGTGGCGTGGGATCGCGTTGAGGTGGACTTCAACGCCCAGACCGAAGCGCTGGAAGATGAAATGGCCCGTGCCCTTACCGATGCCCGTGTGGCAGACGGGGATGGTGAACGTGCCGTGCTGGTGAGCGTGAGCACCCAGCCGCGCAACGTGCAGGAATCGTATCTGGACGAGTTGCGCGAACTGGCCCGCACCGCAGGCATTGCCGTGGTTGGGCAGATCATCCAGCGTGTGCCGCAGGTGAACCCAAAGTTCATCATGGGCAAGGGCAAGCTGGCAGAGCTTGAAGTGCTGTGCTTGCAGGGTAATGCGGGGCTTGTCGTGTTTGACGGAGAGCTTTCGCCCGCCCAGTTGCGCAACCTGACGGATGCCACAGAGCGCAAGGTGCTGGACCGCACCCAGCTCATTCTTGATATTTTCGCCCAGCACGCCACTTCGCGCGCGGGCAAGCTGCAGGTGGAAATGGCCCAGCTGCAGTACACCATGCCCCGTCTGGTGGGGAAAAACCGCGCCATGGACAGGCTTATGGGCGGCATCGGCGGACGCGGTCCCGGTGAAACCAAGCTGGAAACCGACCGCCGCAAGATTCGTGACCGAATCGCCCGTATCAAGGGTGAATTGAAGACGCTCAGCAAGCAGCGTTCCTACGCCCGCGACCGCCGCGCCAAGGCTCGCGTGCCCGTGGCCGCGCTGGTGGGCTACACCAACGCGGGCAAGTCCACCACCCTGAACACGCTGACCAACTCCGACGTGCTGGCGGAGAACAAGCTCTTCGCCACGCTGGACCCGACCACGCGCAGGCTCCGCTTTCCGCAGGAGCGCGAGCTTATCCTTACCGACACCGTGGGCTTCATCCGCAGCCTGCCTAAGGAACTCAAGGAAGCGTTCGAGGCGACCCTTGAGGAATTGGAAGCCGCAGACCTGCTGCTGCATGTGGCCGATGCCGGACATCCCGAAGTGGACAAGCAGATTGCCGCGGTGGAATCCATTCTGAACGAACTGGGCCTGCACGACATTCCCTCCATTCTCATCCTGAACAAGTGGGATACGCTGGATGAGGAGGCCCGTCAGGCCATGCGCTATTCCTATCCGCAGGCCATTCCCATCAGTGCCCGCAGCGGCGACGGGCTGGACGAGCTGTCCAAGGCCATCATCTCCCGCGTGGACTGGGAGCGCGGGCTTGTGCAGTATCAGGGCATCATGGCCGAAGAGGTTGTGGAAGACGCCCCCCGCGATGACTGGGACGCCTGGGACGGCGACGGCAAGGGGATTCTGCAGTAG
- a CDS encoding RHS repeat domain-containing protein, whose product MHTTRQNQVQAFRGNPAVLMSGGQTGQRGGWQTAGWEVGNWADQRRACATPPQCGPSVRLTMGENGKLREKLETMGGMSCHYAYAYDADGRLVSVHRNGRLTESYQYNGAGQRVRDRLAWGGGERRFVYGSDGRLLSAGDVRFYYDAAGALRCRQRGRKNLYCFYGNDTRLDSVRLPDGSQVDYRYGTALGPVASFLTGESSESFVWLDAIRLATYHDHIRGLSYHFHYGAGRLPEAVTLVDSHAGTVMGRGTSEAATYQLGYDQVGSLRAVWSQSG is encoded by the coding sequence ATGCACACGACACGACAGAATCAGGTACAGGCGTTCAGGGGCAACCCTGCCGTTCTCATGTCCGGAGGGCAGACCGGACAGCGGGGAGGGTGGCAGACGGCAGGCTGGGAGGTAGGGAATTGGGCGGATCAGCGACGGGCGTGCGCTACGCCTCCGCAATGCGGACCTTCCGTACGCCTGACCATGGGCGAAAACGGGAAGCTGCGGGAAAAGCTGGAAACAATGGGGGGCATGTCGTGCCATTACGCCTACGCCTATGATGCGGACGGCAGGCTGGTGAGCGTGCATCGCAACGGCAGGTTGACGGAGTCGTATCAGTACAACGGGGCGGGCCAGCGCGTACGCGACAGACTGGCATGGGGTGGGGGCGAACGCCGGTTCGTGTACGGTTCCGACGGCAGGCTGCTCTCAGCGGGCGATGTCCGTTTCTATTACGATGCCGCGGGGGCGTTGCGCTGTCGTCAGCGGGGCAGGAAGAACCTGTACTGCTTTTACGGCAACGACACCCGTCTGGATTCCGTCCGCCTGCCTGACGGTTCGCAGGTGGATTACCGTTACGGCACTGCGCTCGGCCCCGTGGCGAGTTTCCTCACCGGCGAGAGTTCCGAGAGCTTCGTCTGGCTCGATGCCATCCGGCTTGCGACATACCACGACCACATTCGCGGGCTTTCATACCACTTCCATTACGGAGCAGGGCGGCTCCCCGAGGCGGTAACGCTGGTGGACAGCCACGCCGGAACGGTCATGGGTAGAGGGACCAGCGAGGCGGCAACCTATCAGCTCGGCTACGATCAGGTGGGCTCCCTCAGGGCGGTTTGGTCGCAAAGCGGGTAA
- a CDS encoding RHS repeat-associated core domain-containing protein — MYDSFGNVLSDSNEWLYMPIGFAGGLPDRYTGFVRFGYRDYDPFVGRFTARDPLGDTGGDHDLWDYCVDDPVNANDPLGLFVFLLPFVGGMAGATMLGYGGTKVAAAAADALNKSGTKAQAAVDKPLDTVANINSAMVEIAALPEVGAAGVQYAPQAAKMATQAGKAAAQAVRNKGIDVANKVMGNPAGLASGITAGSDFVSSYLVEGPYEPSKAGVIGAGLSKLQEYTPELRETFSRRQ; from the coding sequence GTGTATGATAGCTTCGGCAACGTCTTAAGCGACTCCAACGAGTGGCTTTACATGCCCATCGGCTTCGCCGGAGGCCTGCCGGATCGCTACACCGGTTTTGTCCGTTTCGGCTACCGCGATTACGACCCCTTCGTGGGCCGTTTCACCGCCCGCGATCCGTTGGGCGACACGGGTGGCGATCATGACCTGTGGGACTACTGCGTTGATGATCCGGTGAATGCAAATGACCCGCTGGGGCTGTTCGTGTTTCTTCTCCCCTTTGTCGGCGGTATGGCGGGGGCGACCATGCTTGGCTACGGCGGCACAAAGGTGGCCGCCGCTGCTGCGGATGCGTTGAACAAGTCCGGCACTAAGGCGCAGGCTGCAGTGGATAAGCCGCTTGATACCGTGGCGAACATCAACAGCGCCATGGTTGAGATTGCCGCATTGCCGGAGGTTGGAGCCGCTGGGGTACAATACGCCCCTCAGGCCGCCAAGATGGCAACTCAGGCAGGGAAGGCGGCTGCTCAAGCCGTGCGTAACAAAGGTATTGATGTGGCAAACAAGGTCATGGGGAATCCGGCGGGGCTGGCTAGTGGCATTACTGCAGGTAGTGACTTTGTTAGCAGTTATCTTGTCGAGGGGCCATATGAGCCCAGTAAGGCCGGTGTGATTGGGGCTGGATTAAGTAAATTGCAAGAGTATACTCCTGAATTACGCGAAACGTTTTCAAGGAGGCAATAA